A region from the Candidatus Zixiibacteriota bacterium genome encodes:
- a CDS encoding glycosyltransferase, giving the protein MSKISVLHIVLTTDTGGMENVVYNLGVGVDPSRIHTQVGYLLWRGHLSDLLDKRNIKSEMIPRGFPVLSLIYPRQMIKYIKSSGCQIVHAHSGCWFKVAAACAHLPHIKLIYTDHGRTYPEKKLQIMMDRFSMRYTDKVVAVGSILQKYLIDGIGLPSEKVININNCIDTGRFSPCDTRIEIRKELDFSEDDLLIGIVARLAPVKNHRFLIKAFKQVSQKFPRARLLIIGSGPLKNDLEMQVDDLNLKEKIVFMGDRQDVPRLLNAMDFTTLSSLSEGVSLTILEAMASGLPVVATAVGGNSSIIKSGLNGILVESGNLTEYVIGLNRLLESKVVRVDMGNKARKYVVSEWSLSTMTTKYEDLYESLLRE; this is encoded by the coding sequence ATGAGTAAAATTTCGGTATTACATATTGTTTTAACAACCGACACCGGCGGAATGGAAAACGTGGTATATAATCTTGGGGTCGGTGTTGATCCTTCACGCATACATACTCAAGTCGGTTATCTGTTATGGCGCGGCCACCTCTCGGATTTACTGGATAAACGCAATATAAAATCAGAGATGATCCCCAGGGGATTTCCTGTTTTATCGCTCATCTATCCCCGCCAGATGATTAAATATATTAAAAGCAGCGGTTGTCAGATTGTCCATGCCCATTCCGGATGCTGGTTCAAAGTGGCGGCGGCCTGCGCACACCTGCCCCATATTAAATTGATTTACACTGATCATGGCCGAACCTATCCCGAAAAAAAACTCCAGATAATGATGGATAGATTCTCCATGCGATATACTGATAAAGTCGTGGCGGTGGGTTCAATCCTTCAGAAATACCTAATCGATGGAATTGGCTTACCGTCAGAAAAGGTTATTAATATCAATAACTGTATCGATACTGGTAGATTCTCCCCGTGCGACACCAGGATTGAGATTCGTAAAGAACTGGATTTTTCGGAGGATGATCTGTTGATCGGTATCGTTGCCCGCCTTGCCCCGGTCAAGAATCATCGATTCTTAATAAAAGCGTTCAAACAAGTTTCTCAAAAATTTCCGAGGGCGAGGTTATTAATAATTGGCTCCGGACCGTTGAAAAATGACCTCGAAATGCAAGTTGACGATTTAAATTTGAAAGAGAAAATAGTTTTTATGGGGGATCGCCAGGATGTCCCCAGACTGCTAAACGCCATGGATTTTACGACTTTGAGTTCCTTAAGCGAGGGAGTTAGTTTAACGATCTTAGAAGCCATGGCCTCCGGACTACCGGTTGTAGCCACGGCTGTAGGGGGGAATTCATCAATTATTAAATCCGGTCTTAACGGAATTCTGGTTGAATCCGGAAATCTTACTGAATATGTAATTGGCCTAAACCGATTACTAGAATCGAAAGTTGTACGTGTCGATATGGGTAATAAAGCTCGGAAATATGTTGTTTCTGAGTGGTCGCTTTCGACAATGACCACAAAATATGAGGATTTATATGAAAGTCTCCTCAGAGAATAA
- a CDS encoding glycosyltransferase, translating into MPYVGMWTRKQRLMTFLAEAGNRVLYVEPVETAFATDGNKGKWSDSIQEIKNNLWILKPPGRLPLARFAFMRNLNFTRYVKSIQKHARRLKFKNPVLFTYNPVIHAHSPFMQMKGCFDESILVYDCVDEHSETRRLFGKSALAVKIVHEIDLNLTARADIVFVTARGLYEDRKHLNKNLYFSPNGVDVEHFSRALLDDTKIPEDLKTIPAPRIGFVGGLSRWIDFDLIGKIADRYREYNVALVGPVVPGPHIEMLEAKGNIYFLGKKKLEELPGYLKGFDCGINPFKRVGISEKVNPLKVYEYLAAGLPVVSIDMPEILPFEGAILVARDDEQFVDSVGKAISGEFTPDPDQVSEILNHHDWQNIFRLLIEKVTQIINQTERNEAK; encoded by the coding sequence ATGCCGTATGTCGGCATGTGGACCCGCAAACAGCGGTTAATGACATTTCTGGCGGAAGCCGGGAATCGCGTTCTATATGTGGAACCGGTAGAAACCGCATTTGCCACCGATGGCAACAAGGGAAAATGGAGCGACTCGATACAAGAGATTAAGAATAACTTATGGATATTGAAACCTCCCGGAAGATTACCGTTGGCTCGCTTTGCGTTTATGCGGAATTTGAATTTTACAAGATATGTCAAATCAATTCAGAAGCATGCTCGCAGGCTCAAATTCAAAAATCCGGTATTATTTACCTATAATCCGGTAATCCATGCCCATTCTCCATTTATGCAAATGAAGGGATGCTTCGATGAATCCATTCTGGTTTATGATTGTGTCGACGAGCATTCGGAAACAAGACGGCTATTTGGAAAGTCTGCTTTAGCGGTAAAAATAGTCCATGAAATTGATCTCAATTTGACAGCACGAGCCGATATTGTTTTTGTTACTGCCCGCGGTTTATATGAGGATCGAAAGCATCTGAATAAAAATCTCTATTTCTCGCCCAATGGTGTCGATGTCGAGCATTTTTCCAGAGCCTTACTTGACGATACAAAAATCCCGGAAGATCTGAAGACAATTCCAGCTCCGCGAATTGGATTTGTGGGTGGCTTATCCCGCTGGATCGATTTTGATTTAATCGGTAAAATTGCCGATCGTTATCGGGAGTACAATGTTGCTTTGGTGGGACCCGTAGTTCCCGGACCACATATTGAAATGCTCGAAGCCAAAGGCAACATTTATTTCCTCGGCAAGAAAAAACTCGAAGAATTGCCGGGTTATTTGAAGGGATTTGATTGTGGCATAAATCCTTTCAAACGAGTTGGTATTTCCGAAAAAGTGAATCCTTTGAAAGTGTACGAATATCTGGCCGCCGGATTGCCGGTTGTCTCAATCGACATGCCGGAAATATTGCCGTTTGAAGGAGCTATATTGGTTGCCCGAGACGATGAGCAGTTTGTGGATAGCGTCGGCAAGGCCATTTCCGGAGAATTCACTCCTGACCCTGATCAGGTTTCCGAAATCTTAAATCATCATGATTGGCAAAATATTTTTAGATTGCTGATTGAAAAAGTCACACAAATAATTAATCAAACGGAGAGGAATGAGGCAAAATAG
- a CDS encoding lipopolysaccharide biosynthesis protein: protein MNIKASVISGLKWSSGAKLGTQIINWAITIYVMRLLNPDDYGLLAMAMVFVALCLMLNEMGLGVALVQVKELSDKLLKQTFGLVIGLNCLLLVLLILISGLIAGIFDEPRLTKIILVLSLQFPIMALFVIPNSILQRNMNFRAISIVTVFAELISGFSTLFMAWQNMGVWALVIGSIVRALVMSIGINIAQPFFKMPSFNFSGFAEAAKFGGYVSLQRILWYIYTQSDVFIIGRALGSNILGYYSVAMHIATMPLQKVSLMMSQVGLPAYSRIQDNKELVARYVIKTSRAICFVGVPVFFGISCVAPEMIEVVLKEKWLPSVIPLQLISLIVPLRALNVSLTPAINGIGRPDINAKTLAIACIVLPAAFIIGIKWGLVGVSLAWLIAYSIWFLYMLSQVLPAVGLNILRYLNVLWVPFIWGGIMYGAVYLTRIFTQAIQLAQLPTLVVLIIIGGAVYSTGMFIFSKNTTKEVISVFRKS from the coding sequence ATGAATATAAAGGCCAGTGTCATATCCGGATTAAAATGGAGTTCCGGCGCCAAGCTGGGGACCCAGATTATCAACTGGGCGATTACCATCTATGTCATGCGCCTTTTGAATCCCGATGATTACGGCCTTCTTGCAATGGCCATGGTCTTTGTCGCATTGTGTTTGATGCTAAACGAGATGGGTTTAGGCGTCGCGCTGGTGCAGGTAAAAGAGCTTTCGGATAAGTTGCTTAAACAAACATTCGGTCTGGTTATTGGACTCAACTGCCTGCTTTTAGTCCTATTGATTTTGATTTCAGGGCTTATCGCCGGAATTTTTGATGAGCCTCGCCTGACAAAAATAATTCTTGTCTTATCCCTGCAATTTCCCATCATGGCGCTATTCGTTATTCCCAATTCTATTTTGCAGCGGAATATGAACTTCCGGGCGATTTCAATCGTCACGGTTTTCGCCGAATTAATCAGCGGTTTCAGTACATTATTTATGGCATGGCAGAATATGGGGGTCTGGGCGCTGGTTATCGGCAGCATCGTTAGAGCTCTGGTAATGAGCATCGGAATCAATATCGCTCAACCGTTTTTTAAGATGCCCAGTTTTAATTTTAGTGGTTTTGCCGAAGCGGCCAAATTTGGCGGCTACGTATCCCTACAGAGAATCCTCTGGTATATCTATACCCAGTCTGACGTTTTTATAATCGGTAGAGCTTTGGGTTCAAATATCCTTGGCTATTATTCAGTAGCCATGCATATCGCAACAATGCCCCTCCAAAAAGTCAGCCTTATGATGAGTCAGGTCGGTTTACCGGCCTATTCCAGGATTCAGGATAATAAAGAGCTGGTCGCTCGTTACGTCATTAAAACTAGTCGAGCCATTTGTTTTGTCGGAGTGCCTGTATTTTTTGGTATCTCCTGCGTCGCCCCCGAAATGATAGAAGTAGTTCTTAAAGAAAAATGGCTCCCCAGTGTTATCCCGCTACAGTTAATCAGTCTTATCGTTCCGCTGCGGGCACTCAATGTATCCTTAACTCCAGCAATAAACGGTATCGGCCGCCCCGACATAAATGCCAAGACACTGGCTATTGCCTGCATTGTTCTGCCTGCTGCCTTTATAATCGGAATTAAATGGGGTTTAGTGGGCGTCAGCCTGGCATGGTTAATTGCCTACAGTATATGGTTTTTATATATGTTATCTCAGGTTTTGCCTGCCGTTGGATTGAATATACTTCGATATTTGAATGTTCTCTGGGTTCCATTCATATGGGGAGGAATTATGTATGGCGCCGTCTACCTCACCCGGATATTCACGCAGGCAATTCAATTGGCTCAATTGCCGACATTGGTGGTTTTGATCATTATTGGCGGAGCTGTGTACTCTACTGGCATGTTTATATTCAGTAAAAATACTACTAAAGAGGTCATTTCAGTTTTCAGGAAATCCTGA